The Aspergillus oryzae RIB40 DNA, chromosome 5 genome segment CTTCAGCCTCGACATTGTGGTCACCAATTGGGTctgactttcttcttccgagcAGCTTTCCTTGTCCGAAACGAGAACGGAACGTGACGGTCGTCTTCACGGTCGTCTGCTCGCCTCTCTTGTCGTCAAGGGCAAGCCCCTCGAGACTATCAAGAGCCCCTTCAATTGGCTGACGTTGGTAAACCTGCTTCTCAACGACACTGAGGATACCAGTCCATTCCATGTTACGTGATTCACTTTCCATCCAGCCTTCCTTGGGGTCGACGACCGTGGTCTCTAGAATATAGCTTTGACCGGAATTGTCGGATCCTCCCATGCCCTTGGGAAGCAATTTGAGTATGCCAGCGGGGACTTTTGATTTCTTTAAATGAAGGCGAATTGTATGGAGACGCTGTGTCTTGGGATCGACGTAGCGATCGATAACATCAGTCGTGAGGACATGGCGAGAATACGGGTTAGGATAGCGCAGGAAGTAGGCAAGAGAGACAGCAGGGAAGGAGTAATCGTAAGTAAATACGttctcgaagaacttcatgaTTGCAGATGCATATAGACAGTCTGATTGATGGGGATGCGATAGAGGAGCTGTGGCGATGAGATGATGCTCTGTGAGCTGTTGGGTGCTCGTCTGCTCAATCGCCTTTCTGAGTGGTCGGACAATTCTGCTCGGACCCGGACTCCTTTCGGCGGCGGAAGAATTTCTGATAGCTTCTAGAGCCATCACGCTAGCCTAATCCGGGACGCGGGGTGCTAACCGTTCGACTTCACGTGATGCAGTACAACAAGCCAATAAGAGGAACAATGGTCGCTTGATAGGATGACTCATCATGTGTCTGCTTGGAGGGGCAGAGATACAAATTATATCGGTGTCAATATTAGCAACGGCGGTGCTATTACAGAGACCTCGGTCTTCAATTCCGTTCTAGCCTTTGGGTACCACAGAGCTGTAGCCAGCAAGTCCTATACACTATACACCCTTTGCATCTTTGCAGACGCAATCTTCGAACATGGCGGACGAACCTGGTCAACCCCCGGCGCTCACGACTTTGAGCCTTGCCGAAAAGGCGCCCGATTCCAAGGCAGTCGGACAGAAGATCACGCCTTTTGACGTCTCTGGTGGAGTTGATGAGTCTGGAAAGCTCTTACCGGTTGACTACGACAAGCTGGTGCGCGAATTCGGTGCCACTCCTATCACACCAGCCTTGCTCGAACGCTTCGAGAAAGTTACCGGCCATCGCCCTCACAGGTTTATGCGCAGAGGAATTGTTTTCAGTCACCGTGAATTAACTACGATTCTGGATCGCTATGAAAAGGGCCAGCCATTCTACCTTTACACTGGACGAGGACCTAGTAGTGACAGCATGCACGTTGGACACACAATCCCCTTCGAATTCACCAAGTATGTATTCTGAATCTGCCAATTACATCGTGCGATTCATAACTAACGAAACTGTACTATATAGATGGCTGCAAGATGTTTTTGATTGCCCATTGGTTATCATGCTTACTGACGACGAGGCATGTTCCGCACATTTCTCCCGGTCGTTCCTCTTGTAATGCTAACTGGCCTCCAGAAATTCATGCATTCGCAAAAGATCGATGTCGAGGACGCAAAGAGATATACCAAGGCGAATGCCATGGATATTATCGCCGTTGGTTTCGATatgaagaagaccttcatcttcagcgattttgattttgttgGCGGCGCTTTCTACGAGAACATGTGCAGGATGGCCAAGCGCATCACAATCAACTCTATAAAGGGAACTTTCGGGTTTAacgacagcaacaacatTGGTGAATTCCATTTCTGTGCGACTCAGTCCGCCTCGGCCTTCGCCACCAGTTTCCCGCATATCTTTGGCACGGATAGAAAGAAGGTCTCGTCCATCCCCTGTTTGATCCCTTGCGCAATCGACCAAGATCCTTATTTCCGGCAATGTCGTGAGAACGCCGAAAAGATGAAGTACAAGAAACCGTCGCTGATCCATGCAATCTTCCTACCTGCCCTTCAAGGCCCCGGCTCCAAAATGTCCGCTAGTGTGGACACATCCGCCATTTTCATGAACGATACACCGGCCCGTATTAagaacaagatcaacaagtACGCCTTCTCGGGCGGCCAAGACACTGCTGAACTCCAGCGTCAGCTCGGCGGAAACAGCAAGGTCGATGTTCCTTTCCAGTACCTCACTTTCTtcctggaggatgatgaagagcttgagcgCATTCGTACTGCATAtgagaagggagagatgcTCACTGGCGAAATGAAGCAGAGGTGTATTGCTGAGCTTCAAACCTATGTTAAAGGTTTCCAAGAGCGCAGGGCCCAGGTAACCGAGGAGATGCTCAAGGAGTATATGAGTACTCGTCCACTAGAGTGGAAGGGTAACCCCAACCCAATTGTTGTCGAGAAGAAATAAGGCAAGTGGTACTTTCGAGCCACTGCAGTTTTAGACGAATTTGTTTAGAGATGCATTATCCTGCAGCTACACGATCAATGACCACCACACAATGTCCCTTGCACTTCTTCATTTCAGACCATGTAAAGACACTATATGTAGCAATCCCCGAGTAAAATCGGGGCCATACTCAGATTTGAGATGAACGGTTTTATGTATTACCGTGGAGGTGGGACCCTTCCGGGCCCTTTCGGGTCCATCAATACAATCCTACCGGGGATAAAGCCTCTGACACCGTTACTAAGCCAACACTCTTCGCCGTCTACTAAATCAGCCACTGTGACCACCTCCTCCGTGCAAAATCCTTCTGTGAGGGCGTATCGTCTAGTTGTGCCTGCATTGCCACCGCTTAAGAGCGGTGGTGTGACCCATTCAGGTCCGGCGTCTTTGCTCGCGCCATCCTTCTCAGAACTAGGTCTGCGTCGCCTGAAGTACGGGGTTGTGATACTCCCTTCCATGACTTCGCCCTTTGGGTTCACTACAAGCACCTCTGCCTGCTCTTGGGGTGAAAGGATCCCGGACCGATGCCTCGCCGCTGTATAGTCCCCACGCGCAGTAGTCTTATGCATAGTAAAGTCCGAAGGGGTCGTAGGCTCCGAGTCAACATATACACGCCACGTGTCTGGCTGTGACATCTCTTGGGAAGGGTAGAGAAGGTTTAAGGGGTTCATTGATGCTGTCGGATTGGCTTCGACCTTGCACGCTCCGCTGCTGTCAATAACAATACGAAGGCGCCATGATTCCGATTTGTCCGGTATGAACGTGTCTAGAATTTGAGTAAACTGGCCCAAATCTTGCCGTAGAAACTCAATAGCTTTTGTCCAATTGAAGCAGATCGCTGCGTTCAAGAGCCGATCCTGGTGGTAAGGTAGAAGGTAGTACGGGGTTGCTAGAAGACGGGGCTCTGCAGTTCTTCCACCGATCGCACGCGGAATCGAAGGGTCATAACGTAGAGAAGATATGATTTGAAAGGAATCCGAGGAGGCTGTTGAGGGAGTGGACGCCATTGCCATGGGTCTTATTGGTTGATATCCCACGTTAAAAGGGGTGATGTCGGGATTGCAGTGCTCAACAGGCCatggatctggatgaagtaCTTTAGTACTAACCTGGAGCGAACAGCGCACACGACCGATCGTACAGGAATAAAGAGGAAAGCATTGGATACAAATGGACGTGGTAGAATTTCATTCGGTATCGGGCATTGCAGGCTGGTTCCTGGTATTCGCCGTCGACACTGATATTGTGGAGAAAGCAAGGCACTGAGTATCCCTTTGTGGTGGGTGTGATTGGCTTGCGTTGCATGACGAGCTGCCCGGGCGGAAAGCCGCTCCTGCGTCGCCGGACCACCTTCTACGCATAACTTTTCAAGCCGCgctccttccatctttcaaCCCCGAAAAAGTAGCCCTTCTGCCGACAGGCTTTCGCCGTGCACCAAGGACCAGTTCGTATTCCCCAATCcatgtattttttttttatccttATTTACTTCCTTTCGCTAATAGATACCTTGCTAATCGTTGCAGAATTCGATAGGATCGAGGAATACGGGTTCCTAGCCGGGTCATCATGTCGAACGAATCACCACTACCTCAACCGGTGAAGAACGTGGTTGTTGACACTGCTTCTCTTCCCGCATCTTCATCGGCGTCAGTCTGGGATCGTGTCTCGAAATGGGTGTCTGAGAATAAGGCTCTTGTTTATACCATTGCTGGTGTCGCTGTGGTCGTGACCAGTGCAGGTGTTGTCTACTATCTCTCCGACTCGAGCCGGCCGgctcaagctcctcagcctacagaaaagaagaagagcaagaacCAGCGacgcaaggagaaggaaaaggagaagaagaaagccgaagagaaagagaaggccaaggctgctgctgttcAGGACGGTATGTCCATATAGATGATCTCCCAGGTTTCCGACCGCTCAGCACCGAGCCTGGAACTAATGATTccatagagaagaagaaggccgaagaagCTCCTGAAGAACTCCCCGAAGTTGACGAAGCTACTGTCGGACAGCTATCGGAAGAGGTGGGTTAATGGCGCCGTGGTGATAAATGAGCGCTGGCGCTGACACTGGACTGTAGACACGAAAAGCCTATGCTGCGAAGCTGAAGGCTGCCGGTAACAAGGCTTACGGCTCTAAGGACTACAACAAGGCGATCGAACTTTACGGAAAAGCTATCCTTTGTAAACCTGACCCTGTCTTCTACTCGAACCGCGCTGCCTGCTACAATGTCCTGTCCGAATGGGAGAAGGTTGTCGAAGACACCACTGCTGCCCTTGCCATGGATAGCGAGTATGTCAAGGCCTTGAACCGGAGAGCTATTGCGTATGAACACCTAGAGAAGTTCAGCGAGGCCCTTCTCGACTTCACTGCCAGCTGCATCATCGACGGCTTCTCCAACGAGGTCAGCCGTGTCGCTCTTGAGAGActcttgaagaaggttgcGGAGCAAAAGGGTAAGGCGATCTTGGAAGctaagggaaagaagctcCCTAGCCCGACCTTCGTGTCCAACTACCTTCAGAGCTTCCGTCCCAAGCCCCTCCCAGAGGGCCTCGCTGAATCCGTTGACTTGAGCGAGGATTCTGGCAAGGGCCAGTTGCGCAAGGGTCTGCTCGCAATGGCACTGAAGACCGGTGATGGCTATGACGAGGCTGCCACGGCCTTCGAAAAGGCTCTGGAGCTTGGCGACCTTGGTGAATTCGAAGCCCTTGCCCTCAATTTGAGAGCCACTTTCACTTACCTCGAGGGCAATGCCCAGGCTGCCCTGGCGGACCTCAACAAGAGCGTTGAACTGCAGCCATCTCTGGTTCAGAGCTACATCAAACGTGCTAGTCTGCACCTTGAACTTGGTAAACACCCCTAAATCCCGCAGCACCATTGGTAGTCGTGTCACTTCTAACAGACAGTGAATAGGAAACAAGGATGCCGCTGCGGACGAC includes the following:
- the tom70 gene encoding putative mitochondrial outer membrane translocase receptor (TOM70) (translocase of outer mitochondrial membrane complex, subunit TOM70/TOM72): MSNESPLPQPVKNVVVDTASLPASSSASVWDRVSKWVSENKALVYTIAGVAVVVTSAGVVYYLSDSSRPAQAPQPTEKKKSKNQRRKEKEKEKKKAEEKEKAKAAAVQDEKKKAEEAPEELPEVDEATVGQLSEETRKAYAAKLKAAGNKAYGSKDYNKAIELYGKAILCKPDPVFYSNRAACYNVLSEWEKVVEDTTAALAMDSEYVKALNRRAIAYEHLEKFSEALLDFTASCIIDGFSNEVSRVALERLLKKVAEQKGKAILEAKGKKLPSPTFVSNYLQSFRPKPLPEGLAESVDLSEDSGKGQLRKGLLAMALKTGDGYDEAATAFEKALELGDLGEFEALALNLRATFTYLEGNAQAALADLNKSVELQPSLVQSYIKRASLHLELGNKDAAADDFELAISHNKDDADIYYHRAQLHFILGEFAEAAKDYQKSIDLDRTFIYSHIQLGVTQYKMGSVASAMATFRRSVKNFEDVPDVYNYYGELLLDQQNFSEAIEKFDKAVEMEKQSKPMGINVLPLINKALALFQWKHDFQEAENLCQKALIIDPECDIAVGTMAQLLLQQGKVSQALKYFERAAELARTEAEIINAISYAEATRTQLEVQEKYPQLAARLQTMGAGLGGPPGL
- a CDS encoding MSF1 domain protein (predicted protein), which encodes MKFFENVFTYDYSFPAVSLAYFLRYPNPYSRHVLTTDVIDRYVDPKTQRLHTIRLHLKKSKVPAGILKLLPKGMGGSDNSGQSYILETTVVDPKEGWMESESRNMEWTGILSVVEKQVYQRQPIEGALDSLEGLALDDKRGEQTTVKTTVTFRSRFGQGKLLGRRKSDPIGDHNVEAEEDAPKRGFFSSLSTAGIQRTIELIGVKRTRDAVLKSKQGMNVVLERLRSGGIVGVLEGMRQDREAAFGPEGPWKRVWARGHAHIEDDD
- a CDS encoding uncharacterized protein (predicted protein), with product MQRKPITPTTKGYSVPCFLHNISVDGEYQEPACNARYRMKFYHVHLYPMLSSLFLYDRSCALFAPDPWPVEHCNPDITPFNVGYQPIRPMAMASTPSTASSDSFQIISSLRYDPSIPRAIGGRTAEPRLLATPYYLLPYHQDRLLNAAICFNWTKAIEFLRQDLGQFTQILDTFIPDKSESWRLRIVIDSSGACKVEANPTASMNPLNLLYPSQEMSQPDTWRVYVDSEPTTPSDFTMHKTTARGDYTAARHRSGILSPQEQAEVLVVNPKGEVMEGSITTPYFRRRRPSSEKDGASKDAGPEWVTPPLLSGGNAGTTRRYALTEGFCTEEVVTVADLVDGEECWLSNGVRGFIPGRIVLMDPKGPGRVPPPR
- a CDS encoding tryptophan--tRNA ligase WRS1 (cytoplasmic tryptophanyl-tRNA synthetase); the protein is MADEPGQPPALTTLSLAEKAPDSKAVGQKITPFDVSGGVDESGKLLPVDYDKLVREFGATPITPALLERFEKVTGHRPHRFMRRGIVFSHRELTTILDRYEKGQPFYLYTGRGPSSDSMHVGHTIPFEFTKYMAARCMFRTFLPVVPLVMLTGLQKFMHSQKIDVEDAKRYTKANAMDIIAVGFDMKKTFIFSDFDFVGGAFYENMCRMAKRITINSIKGTFGFNDSNNIGEFHFCATQSASAFATSFPHIFGTDRKKVSSIPCLIPCAIDQDPYFRQCRENAEKMKYKKPSLIHAIFLPALQGPGSKMSASVDTSAIFMNDTPARIKNKINKYAFSGGQDTAELQRQLGGNSKVDVPFQYLTFFLEDDEELERIRTAYEKGEMLTGEMKQRCIAELQTYVKGFQERRAQVTEEMLKEYMSTRPLEWKGNPNPIVVEKK